In the Paenibacillus sp. FSL H7-0357 genome, one interval contains:
- a CDS encoding dicarboxylate/amino acid:cation symporter, whose protein sequence is MSIDNNLITAIESNWYGFVVSIFVFGVLFLLARKRVGFGTRVIVALAIGLVVGILFQNLEFDTKAITTFGSIYVSLIRMLVVPLVFVLVLNSIASLTNLEYLRKIGFKTFAWFLGTTGIASIIGLLVALLFNPGSGIQQDVPADFTAREIPTFSQVILDLVPSNPINEAAEGKVVPVLIFAIFLAVAIIKIGSKNAESVKPVRDLIQSLTLVLHQVVKFIIRLTPYGVFALIAGITARYGWETLQELGSVIITSYVALIIHFVLVFGGLVFFVAKVNPLRFFRKIYPTVAVAFTTRSSYAVLPVNLEVITKRLHVSPRIASFVAPLGASVNFNGCGGIWPAIVAVFTAQVFGIDLGLTDYILLVFVSIISSIGVAGVPGPAVISTTVVLTALGLPLEGIAIVAGVEALIDMGRTAVNATGTTVTALLVANSEGEFDRDAFNNDNDEDELIASAV, encoded by the coding sequence ATGTCTATCGACAACAACTTGATCACCGCCATCGAAAGTAACTGGTATGGCTTTGTTGTATCGATTTTTGTATTCGGGGTACTCTTCCTATTGGCCCGCAAGCGCGTCGGGTTTGGTACGCGGGTCATTGTAGCCCTGGCAATTGGTCTGGTCGTCGGCATTCTTTTTCAGAATCTGGAGTTTGACACTAAGGCTATCACCACCTTCGGCAGCATCTATGTCAGCCTGATCCGCATGTTGGTTGTCCCGTTGGTCTTCGTTCTGGTGCTTAACAGCATTGCATCGCTGACCAATCTGGAGTATTTGCGTAAAATCGGGTTCAAGACCTTTGCCTGGTTCCTTGGAACAACGGGTATTGCTTCAATAATAGGTCTACTGGTTGCACTGCTGTTCAACCCGGGAAGCGGCATTCAGCAGGATGTGCCCGCCGATTTCACCGCCCGTGAAATTCCGACCTTCTCCCAGGTCATTCTTGACCTTGTACCTTCCAACCCGATCAATGAAGCTGCTGAAGGCAAGGTTGTGCCAGTGCTTATCTTTGCAATCTTCCTTGCAGTGGCCATCATCAAGATCGGCTCGAAAAATGCAGAGTCCGTGAAGCCTGTGCGTGACCTCATTCAATCGCTGACCCTGGTGCTGCACCAGGTCGTTAAATTCATCATCCGGCTGACGCCTTACGGTGTATTCGCACTCATTGCCGGCATCACCGCCCGCTACGGCTGGGAAACGCTGCAGGAGCTGGGAAGTGTAATTATAACCTCCTATGTCGCACTGATTATCCATTTTGTTCTGGTGTTTGGCGGACTCGTATTTTTTGTGGCCAAAGTCAATCCGCTGCGCTTCTTCCGCAAAATTTATCCGACCGTTGCCGTGGCCTTTACGACCAGAAGCAGCTACGCTGTACTTCCGGTTAACCTTGAGGTTATTACAAAACGGCTGCATGTTTCTCCCCGGATCGCCAGCTTTGTCGCTCCCCTTGGGGCGTCAGTCAACTTCAACGGCTGCGGCGGGATCTGGCCGGCCATTGTTGCTGTCTTCACTGCACAGGTATTCGGAATTGATCTTGGCTTGACCGACTATATCCTGCTAGTCTTTGTCAGCATCATTTCCTCCATCGGAGTTGCCGGCGTGCCCGGACCCGCAGTGATCTCGACAACCGTCGTACTTACCGCACTAGGCCTGCCGCTTGAAGGTATCGCAATCGTCGCCGGTGTAGAAGCGCTGATCGACATGGGCCGCACTGCTGTAAATGCTACCGGAACAACTGTTACCGCCCTGTTGGTGGCCAACTCCGAAGGGGAGTTCGACCGGGACGCGTTCAATAACGACAACGACGAAGATGAGCTTATTGCATCCGCCGTATAA
- a CDS encoding Gfo/Idh/MocA family protein yields MAQKLRWGIMGCAQIATNSVMPAIQESESGVIAAVASRGLEKSSAVAAEFGIEKAYGSYEELLADQDIDAVYIPLPNHLHREWVIRAAEAGKHVLCEKPIALNSAEAAEMVDACRKAGVHLAEAYMYRHHPRIVELQDIIARGEIGELRSIRGTFTYNDAGDTTNIRFKSAWGGGSLYDVGCYPLSAARMLFAAEPEAVTVQAIFSPEHDNVDMMASGLVEFPGGVSLIFDCGMWAYNRQLLEVLGTEGRIEIPMPFNARFEDAEFILHTGGEAKVIEATGANPYVWQADNFAAAVSGVKPRVAADDPVLNMRLIETCLDSARRRERILL; encoded by the coding sequence ATGGCACAAAAACTTCGTTGGGGAATTATGGGATGTGCCCAGATTGCCACAAATTCGGTCATGCCGGCAATTCAGGAATCGGAATCCGGCGTCATCGCAGCAGTAGCGAGCCGTGGACTGGAGAAAAGCAGTGCCGTGGCTGCGGAGTTTGGGATAGAGAAGGCCTACGGTAGCTATGAGGAGCTGCTTGCGGATCAGGATATTGATGCGGTCTATATTCCGCTTCCGAATCATCTTCACCGGGAATGGGTCATCCGCGCTGCGGAAGCTGGCAAGCATGTGCTCTGTGAGAAGCCTATTGCGCTTAACAGTGCTGAGGCGGCAGAGATGGTAGATGCATGCCGGAAGGCCGGTGTTCATCTGGCTGAGGCCTACATGTACCGGCATCATCCGCGGATTGTCGAGCTGCAGGACATTATCGCCCGGGGAGAAATCGGTGAGCTGCGTTCGATCCGCGGAACATTTACATATAATGATGCCGGGGATACGACAAATATCCGGTTTAAATCGGCTTGGGGCGGGGGCTCTTTGTACGATGTCGGCTGTTACCCGCTCAGCGCGGCGCGTATGCTGTTCGCTGCGGAGCCGGAAGCGGTAACGGTACAAGCGATTTTCTCCCCGGAGCATGACAATGTGGATATGATGGCTTCAGGTCTGGTTGAGTTTCCAGGCGGAGTAAGCCTGATCTTCGACTGCGGGATGTGGGCCTACAACCGCCAGCTGCTGGAGGTACTCGGCACGGAAGGCCGGATTGAAATTCCGATGCCGTTCAATGCGAGATTTGAAGATGCGGAATTCATCCTGCATACGGGCGGCGAAGCGAAGGTGATCGAAGCTACCGGCGCGAATCCTTATGTCTGGCAGGCCGATAATTTTGCGGCCGCCGTTTCCGGGGTTAAACCCAGAGTAGCTGCAGATGATCCGGTGCTGAATATGCGGCTGATTGAGACCTGTCTCGATTCTGCCCGCCGGCGGGAACGGATTCTGCTGTAA
- a CDS encoding 1,4-dihydroxy-2-naphthoate polyprenyltransferase → MNVKSFLRFVELPTKVASVIPFLLGSLYALYRFEDFYLLRFALMFVSLLSFDMATTAINNYYDFKKAAKTHGYGYETHNAIVHYKLKESTVVATIIILLVLAVGGGIALVSQTGLIIFLLGGLSFLIGILYSFGPIPISRMPLGELFSGLFMGFVIIFISAYIHSEQSVVTLLFREGWIDLHINFVEVLYLFWFSVPAILGIAGIMLANNICDIEDDMENRRYTLPVYIGRSNALLLFKLLYYVSFLDLIVLLLLGIHPVLVVLLLLTLIPLRRNIALFYEKQEKATTFILAVKNFVLMSMARVIVLGLAVVLDIWITS, encoded by the coding sequence TTGAATGTAAAAAGTTTCCTGAGATTTGTAGAGCTGCCGACCAAGGTGGCTAGTGTTATCCCGTTTCTGCTCGGGTCATTGTATGCCCTGTACCGGTTTGAGGATTTTTATCTTCTGCGTTTTGCGCTCATGTTCGTGTCCCTGCTGAGCTTCGATATGGCGACAACGGCAATTAACAACTATTACGATTTCAAAAAAGCGGCCAAAACCCACGGCTACGGCTATGAGACCCATAATGCCATTGTTCATTACAAGCTCAAAGAAAGCACTGTGGTGGCGACGATTATTATCCTGCTGGTGCTTGCGGTCGGGGGCGGGATTGCGCTTGTCTCCCAGACCGGTCTGATCATATTTCTGCTCGGCGGATTATCCTTCCTGATCGGGATCTTGTATTCATTCGGGCCGATACCGATCTCGCGGATGCCGCTGGGTGAGCTGTTCTCCGGCCTGTTTATGGGCTTTGTCATCATCTTCATTTCGGCTTACATCCATTCCGAGCAGAGTGTTGTTACTCTGCTGTTCCGGGAAGGCTGGATTGATCTGCATATCAACTTTGTGGAGGTCCTGTATCTATTCTGGTTTTCGGTGCCGGCGATTCTCGGAATTGCCGGAATTATGCTGGCGAACAATATCTGCGACATTGAGGATGATATGGAGAACCGCAGGTATACACTGCCCGTCTACATCGGCCGCAGCAATGCGCTGCTGCTGTTTAAGCTTCTCTACTATGTCTCCTTTCTGGATTTGATCGTGCTGCTGCTGCTTGGCATCCATCCTGTTCTGGTTGTGCTGCTGCTGCTGACACTGATTCCGCTGCGCCGCAATATTGCCCTGTTTTATGAGAAGCAGGAGAAGGCGACGACCTTTATCCTGGCAGTCAAAAATTTCGTGCTGATGAGCATGGCCCGCGTTATTGTGCTTGGACTGGCCGTTGTGCTGGACATTTGGATCACCTCATAA
- a CDS encoding DUF6081 family protein has translation MDKNKTSNEDTQAAQNSPIVLGDFHTILSEGKVWKTGGFTLPDGSFWAYREPEAVVIVRNGYLYVRAQLSRQNNQVQILDNAKHMYYSAQPVEVPESGEISFELQIRARTQGTAPGDLYDGYVSLNLLDFTTGAALDFFAGNDKYASVYGVLPFPGVQVPETGGTKYFCIFKEDTDFKPREFNTYKITYNRGNDEAVFYVNGKEVRREQHVPIKFNSFTVALGIMTEKDLTPEGSVSAHGQTVIAEWSPLTITTSAQ, from the coding sequence ATGGACAAGAACAAAACAAGCAATGAAGATACACAGGCTGCACAGAATAGCCCGATCGTACTGGGAGACTTTCATACTATTTTGTCGGAGGGCAAGGTCTGGAAGACCGGAGGATTCACCTTGCCGGACGGCTCTTTCTGGGCTTACCGTGAGCCGGAGGCTGTTGTGATTGTACGCAATGGCTATCTGTATGTGCGGGCCCAACTGTCCCGCCAGAACAACCAGGTGCAGATTCTCGACAATGCCAAGCATATGTATTATTCGGCTCAGCCGGTCGAGGTGCCGGAGAGCGGAGAGATCAGCTTCGAGCTGCAGATTCGCGCCCGCACGCAGGGTACGGCACCCGGAGATCTGTATGACGGTTATGTTTCGCTGAATCTGCTTGATTTCACGACAGGTGCGGCGCTTGATTTCTTTGCCGGAAACGACAAATATGCCAGTGTCTACGGAGTTCTGCCTTTCCCGGGCGTGCAGGTTCCCGAAACCGGCGGAACGAAATACTTCTGCATATTCAAGGAAGATACGGACTTCAAACCGCGTGAATTCAACACGTATAAGATTACCTATAACCGCGGGAACGATGAGGCTGTGTTCTATGTCAACGGCAAAGAGGTGCGGCGCGAGCAGCATGTGCCGATCAAATTCAACAGCTTCACTGTAGCGCTGGGCATTATGACCGAGAAGGACCTCACGCCCGAAGGCAGTGTGTCCGCCCATGGCCAGACAGTCATCGCTGAATGGTCTCCGCTGACCATAACAACATCCGCACAATAA
- a CDS encoding prenyltransferase — MNKWIFFKKATRFGTIPVMLIPVVLGTVGAYVWGGEFHPFLFVITIIGAISAHLFSNMVNDLWDFRNGTDMEAKNTPGMISTNSGFLSGGLLSEAVFAVLTWSLLAVAVFCGAVLSIYSGWEILWFVAVGALIAYFYVAPPLRFGYRGKGYSEFAIFVAFGIMPVLGSYFVQTGEFSLKPVLLSVPVGLLTTLLLFNHHFLHWKADEQAGKRTLVVVWGERKSLIFSCVLLYTSYASLIVCVGFGVLPVYALLALLTAVAPVHVYRGLQPQNASPAYLPLMGASQQASVRCGTIMAVALLIQGFM; from the coding sequence ATGAACAAATGGATATTTTTTAAGAAAGCTACACGGTTTGGAACCATCCCAGTTATGCTCATACCGGTTGTCTTGGGAACTGTCGGGGCATATGTATGGGGGGGAGAGTTCCATCCGTTTTTGTTTGTTATAACGATCATCGGTGCAATATCCGCGCATCTGTTCTCCAACATGGTGAATGATTTATGGGACTTTCGCAACGGGACCGATATGGAGGCAAAAAATACACCGGGGATGATTTCCACAAACTCCGGTTTTTTGTCCGGAGGTCTGCTCTCGGAGGCCGTTTTCGCAGTATTGACCTGGAGCTTGCTTGCAGTCGCCGTGTTTTGCGGCGCGGTGCTCAGTATTTATAGCGGCTGGGAGATTCTCTGGTTTGTAGCGGTAGGGGCACTTATCGCCTATTTCTATGTCGCTCCACCGCTGCGTTTTGGGTACCGGGGCAAGGGCTACAGTGAATTCGCCATCTTCGTTGCGTTTGGCATTATGCCTGTACTTGGCTCTTATTTCGTGCAGACCGGCGAATTCAGCCTGAAGCCGGTACTGCTTTCGGTTCCGGTTGGGCTTCTGACGACGCTGCTGCTGTTCAACCATCATTTTCTGCACTGGAAAGCGGACGAGCAGGCAGGCAAGCGTACGCTTGTTGTCGTCTGGGGAGAGCGCAAGTCGCTGATCTTCTCATGTGTGCTGCTTTATACTTCCTACGCTTCTCTGATCGTCTGCGTGGGCTTTGGCGTACTTCCGGTTTATGCGCTGCTCGCACTGCTCACTGCGGTTGCGCCGGTGCATGTATACCGCGGCCTGCAGCCGCAAAATGCCTCACCAGCTTATCTGCCGCTGATGGGCGCCTCGCAGCAGGCCTCCGTGCGCTGCGGTACAATTATGGCGGTAGCACTGCTTATTCAAGGCTTTATGTAA
- a CDS encoding EAL domain-containing protein — MKLRKKLVIFICVVALFGLGLTYLLLHLILLGRFEKLDEAALRYKLENAVSSYQNELQSMKTQLLKYSVWDETYRFAESTDPADSISDAYLSSNYSRTTYEINHFDMMALLNPSGTPLYGGTYNTDSRSITPLTTEIIDLFRDIHQRLPEFSGAEDSTSGIVLLDKGPMLITLTPIVNSDKTKPVVGTAVAGRMLLQEQITQIWNETPSTIQITPVNPGILAESKTSNIWMSSASNNVISIHTTIYDLFGNPGVVLTLKHPRQIYLSGLQSITSFQWCFFAVSMLMCVASLLFVNRSILGRMSLLTRNIRAIGNSKDLSIRIGPSGKDEFSDVEQEFNRMIDSLEQAQEELQLQAMLDPLTQLPNRSLFFTKLNEAIASIKGTGRQLGLVFIDLDHFKTVNDTLGHDFGDSMLKEIALRISQVIGRDDVVSRLGGDEFTILLADIPDSDSISEQLLRIRETLSLPHHIQGHLLYNTASIGVSIYPQNGEDADFLVKQADLAMFHVKETGRNNIFQYSEDLEESIRRKNVLSQLLLSAAVNHEFEVHYQPILSSGNLKVSKLEALLRWTSPAYGPISPGEFIPLAETSGSIVNIGSWVLRQVCSDLRTFRQNGLELTVAVNISAMQLMQPGLSELLLELLHEYGLPSSSLELEITESVLVSGDSIFHSLQQLRGNGFRISLDDFGTGFSSLSYLRRFPVDVIKIDRSFVSQMTLGPQGDVLIKAIIELSHTLGLQVVSEGIELEEQFDMLRHLGSDELQGYYISRPIKFQDIPDFLTQNNLLYHNK, encoded by the coding sequence ATGAAGCTGCGCAAAAAATTAGTGATCTTCATCTGTGTTGTTGCACTATTCGGCTTAGGGCTGACTTATCTGCTCCTGCACCTGATTCTGCTGGGCCGCTTCGAGAAGCTGGATGAAGCCGCACTGCGGTACAAGCTGGAGAATGCCGTCTCTTCTTATCAGAATGAGCTGCAGAGTATGAAGACCCAGTTGCTCAAATATTCAGTTTGGGATGAAACCTACCGGTTTGCGGAATCCACGGACCCCGCAGATTCTATTAGTGATGCCTACCTAAGCAGTAACTATAGCCGGACAACTTATGAGATTAACCATTTTGATATGATGGCCCTGCTGAACCCTTCGGGCACCCCCTTGTACGGTGGCACTTACAACACAGACTCCCGCAGCATAACTCCGCTAACAACAGAAATTATCGACTTATTCAGGGATATTCATCAACGGCTGCCGGAATTTTCGGGCGCAGAGGACAGCACAAGCGGCATTGTATTACTGGATAAAGGGCCTATGCTGATCACCCTCACCCCTATTGTGAACAGTGACAAAACAAAACCGGTTGTTGGAACTGCTGTAGCCGGCAGAATGCTGCTGCAGGAGCAGATCACACAAATCTGGAACGAGACACCGTCCACCATCCAGATCACTCCAGTGAACCCCGGCATACTCGCGGAGAGCAAAACCAGCAATATCTGGATGAGCTCTGCCTCGAACAACGTGATATCCATTCACACAACTATATATGACCTGTTCGGCAACCCCGGTGTGGTTCTCACCCTCAAGCATCCGCGGCAGATTTACTTAAGCGGCCTACAGTCGATCACCAGCTTCCAGTGGTGTTTCTTTGCCGTCAGTATGCTGATGTGTGTGGCCAGTCTCCTCTTCGTCAATCGCTCTATCCTTGGAAGAATGTCCTTGCTGACCCGGAATATCCGGGCTATCGGCAACAGCAAGGATCTATCCATCCGGATCGGCCCTTCCGGCAAAGACGAATTCAGCGATGTGGAGCAGGAGTTCAACCGGATGATTGATTCCTTGGAGCAGGCGCAGGAAGAGCTGCAGCTGCAAGCGATGCTTGACCCTCTGACTCAGCTGCCCAACCGTTCGCTGTTCTTCACGAAGCTTAATGAAGCGATTGCTTCAATTAAGGGAACCGGCAGACAGCTCGGGCTGGTATTTATTGATCTGGATCACTTCAAGACCGTAAACGATACACTCGGCCACGACTTCGGTGACTCCATGCTGAAAGAGATCGCTTTGCGGATTTCCCAAGTTATCGGACGTGATGATGTGGTGTCCCGTCTGGGCGGCGACGAGTTCACCATCCTGCTCGCCGACATTCCCGATTCTGACAGCATTTCCGAGCAGCTGCTGCGCATACGGGAGACGCTGTCGCTGCCCCACCACATACAGGGACATCTCCTCTACAATACGGCCAGCATCGGCGTCAGCATCTATCCGCAGAACGGTGAAGACGCCGACTTTCTGGTCAAACAGGCCGATCTGGCCATGTTCCATGTCAAAGAAACAGGCCGCAACAACATTTTTCAATACTCTGAGGATCTCGAAGAAAGTATCCGCCGCAAAAATGTACTCTCCCAGCTGCTGCTCTCCGCAGCCGTGAATCATGAGTTTGAAGTCCATTATCAGCCGATCCTCAGCTCCGGCAACCTGAAGGTTTCGAAGCTGGAGGCGCTGCTGCGCTGGACAAGCCCTGCATACGGCCCTATCTCGCCCGGTGAGTTTATCCCGCTCGCCGAAACCAGCGGCTCTATTGTAAACATCGGGAGCTGGGTGCTGCGGCAAGTCTGCTCCGATCTGCGTACTTTCCGGCAGAATGGGCTGGAGCTGACCGTGGCGGTCAACATTTCCGCCATGCAGCTGATGCAGCCGGGACTGTCTGAGCTGCTGCTGGAGCTGCTCCATGAATACGGGCTGCCCAGCTCAAGCCTGGAGCTGGAGATTACGGAGAGCGTACTGGTGTCGGGCGACAGCATTTTCCATTCGCTGCAACAGCTCAGGGGAAACGGGTTCCGCATTTCCCTGGACGACTTTGGCACAGGCTTCTCTTCCCTTAGTTACCTGCGGCGCTTTCCCGTTGATGTAATCAAAATCGACCGTTCTTTTGTTTCCCAGATGACACTGGGCCCGCAGGGTGACGTGCTGATCAAGGCCATTATCGAGCTTAGCCATACCCTCGGGCTGCAGGTAGTCTCCGAAGGGATCGAGCTGGAAGAGCAGTTCGACATGCTGCGCCATCTGGGCAGTGATGAGCTGCAGGGCTACTATATAAGCAGGCCGATAAAATTCCAGGATATCCCTGACTTTTTAACGCAAAATAATCTCCTTTACCACAATAAATGA
- a CDS encoding acetate uptake transporter yields the protein MSAQPQTQSVKIVTADPSAIGLFGLAIVTLVASSQKLEITTGLSYCIPWAIFLGAFAQLFASIQDAKHNNTFGMTAFGAYAFFWFGMAASWLIKLGVFGTVLAEGVDPKQLGFVFAGYLVFTLFMTLGAVEANRVLLVIFILIDFLFLGLTFDAFGVAAEFFHKLAAVSELAIGIVSLYGCGASVLNAHFGRTFLPIGAPLGIFKK from the coding sequence ATGTCAGCGCAACCGCAAACACAATCCGTCAAAATCGTCACTGCCGACCCCAGCGCCATCGGCTTGTTCGGATTGGCTATCGTCACCTTGGTCGCTTCTTCACAAAAGCTCGAAATTACAACAGGTCTCAGCTACTGTATTCCATGGGCTATATTCCTCGGAGCCTTCGCCCAGCTGTTCGCTTCTATCCAGGATGCCAAACACAACAACACCTTCGGGATGACCGCTTTTGGCGCTTATGCGTTCTTCTGGTTCGGCATGGCCGCAAGCTGGTTGATCAAGCTAGGTGTATTCGGTACCGTTCTGGCGGAAGGCGTTGATCCCAAACAGCTCGGCTTTGTTTTTGCGGGTTATTTGGTCTTCACGCTGTTCATGACCCTCGGCGCTGTGGAAGCCAATAGAGTGCTGCTTGTTATTTTTATACTGATCGATTTCCTGTTCCTCGGCTTGACCTTTGATGCGTTCGGAGTGGCTGCGGAATTCTTCCACAAGCTGGCTGCCGTATCGGAACTGGCCATCGGTATCGTATCACTGTATGGCTGCGGCGCATCTGTGCTCAACGCTCATTTCGGCCGCACGTTCCTGCCAATCGGTGCACCGCTGGGTATTTTCAAGAAATAA
- a CDS encoding bifunctional diguanylate cyclase/phosphodiesterase, whose translation MAFFNKKPLTIILGFLVVLQLSLFYYYSLSVNREYRAEKADLSSQAVMLSSNIEEKVSIVKGVSSFIQTVGFDAEPALINQYLMKAYNNSSNIMNIMIAPDGLIRYLYPLSGNTAILNKSLLLDPDLSSPGLIQETITSRGITVDGPRTLAQGIPGMVIRQAIYNGNSFSGIVSVTLKIDDIENQLLLKDSPMYVTDEDHTFLFGNQAHGNEEQVTVPIEIKNQHWLMGIPFSSHKKWEIFRSILWIDISFLLVMAFILYIFWHQGRFNRELERVVSIRTRDLRISKRRYEKLAHYDSLTEIPNRRYFMDEFGRLLQCAEPTQTYTLFFFDLNRFKEINDTLGHSTGDQVIKTLASRLKDSGLPFKLFARTGGDEFVMIFSNLPREQIPEIAGHISLLISETLLIAGAYLSLSTSIGISLYPEHSLHKEDLLKFADMSMYQAKSQEDSNYFVFDWELREKLEQKTMISKYLHSALEREEFVLHYQPQINAVTGQMVGMEALIRWNHPEKGLIGPGAFIAAVEDAGLMIQLTDWVLQEVCRQLCEWRTMGMPLLRTSINISNSWFYNRNLIENLLGVLEQYGLETNMLEFEITESTALLEEHYPLLQQMRDHGIVVSIDDFGTKYSSLNYLKHFPVNKIKIDRTFITGIGVSSIDETIIKSIVYVASQLGYDLIAEGVETPEQAQFLIKHDCPYIQGFLYFPPLPADEIFKLAS comes from the coding sequence ATGGCTTTCTTTAATAAAAAGCCTTTAACGATCATCCTCGGCTTCTTAGTCGTGCTGCAGCTCTCTCTGTTCTATTATTACTCCTTATCAGTGAACCGGGAATACCGGGCTGAAAAAGCCGACTTGTCCTCACAGGCAGTCATGTTATCATCGAACATTGAAGAGAAGGTTTCGATTGTCAAAGGTGTTAGCTCTTTTATTCAAACGGTCGGCTTTGATGCTGAACCAGCGCTTATTAATCAGTATTTAATGAAGGCTTATAACAATTCAAGCAATATTATGAATATTATGATCGCTCCGGACGGCCTCATCCGTTATCTCTACCCTCTCTCAGGCAATACAGCGATTCTTAATAAAAGTCTCCTGCTCGATCCCGACCTGTCCTCGCCCGGTTTGATTCAAGAAACGATCACTTCCCGGGGCATTACGGTAGACGGTCCCCGGACACTTGCCCAGGGCATCCCCGGCATGGTGATCAGGCAAGCTATTTATAACGGCAACTCATTCTCCGGCATCGTTTCCGTCACACTGAAGATCGATGATATTGAGAACCAGCTGCTGCTTAAAGACTCCCCCATGTACGTAACAGATGAAGATCATACCTTTTTGTTTGGCAATCAAGCCCACGGGAACGAAGAGCAGGTCACGGTCCCCATTGAAATTAAAAATCAGCATTGGCTGATGGGAATCCCTTTTTCTTCGCACAAGAAATGGGAGATCTTCCGCAGCATCCTGTGGATCGACATTTCCTTTCTGCTAGTTATGGCCTTTATTCTCTATATCTTCTGGCATCAGGGCCGGTTCAACCGTGAACTGGAACGCGTGGTCAGTATCCGCACCCGGGATCTCCGAATATCCAAACGGCGGTATGAAAAACTTGCCCATTACGACAGTTTGACGGAAATTCCGAACCGGCGTTACTTCATGGATGAATTCGGGCGGCTGCTGCAATGCGCCGAGCCTACGCAGACCTATACGCTGTTCTTTTTTGACCTGAACCGGTTCAAGGAGATCAATGATACTCTCGGCCACTCCACGGGCGATCAGGTCATCAAGACACTAGCCAGCCGGCTGAAGGACAGCGGTCTGCCCTTTAAGCTGTTCGCGCGCACCGGCGGCGATGAATTCGTGATGATCTTCTCCAATTTGCCGCGGGAGCAGATCCCGGAAATTGCCGGGCATATCAGCCTGCTGATCTCGGAAACACTGCTGATTGCCGGGGCATATTTAAGTCTATCGACCAGCATAGGGATCTCTCTTTATCCGGAGCATTCCCTCCACAAGGAGGATTTGCTGAAATTCGCCGACATGTCCATGTATCAGGCAAAGTCGCAGGAAGACAGCAATTATTTTGTGTTCGACTGGGAGCTGCGCGAGAAGCTAGAGCAGAAGACCATGATCTCCAAGTACCTGCATTCCGCGCTGGAGCGCGAAGAATTTGTTCTCCATTATCAGCCGCAGATCAATGCCGTGACCGGCCAAATGGTTGGCATGGAGGCCTTGATCCGCTGGAATCATCCGGAGAAGGGACTGATCGGGCCCGGAGCCTTCATCGCTGCTGTGGAAGACGCCGGGCTAATGATTCAGCTCACCGACTGGGTGCTGCAGGAAGTATGCCGCCAGCTCTGCGAATGGAGAACGATGGGCATGCCGCTGCTGCGGACATCCATCAATATCTCCAACAGCTGGTTCTATAACCGGAATCTGATAGAGAACCTGCTTGGCGTGCTTGAGCAATATGGGCTGGAGACGAATATGCTGGAATTCGAGATCACGGAAAGCACCGCCCTGCTGGAGGAGCATTATCCGCTGCTGCAGCAGATGCGCGACCATGGGATTGTCGTTTCGATTGACGACTTTGGTACCAAATATTCTTCACTGAACTATTTGAAGCATTTTCCTGTCAACAAGATCAAGATTGACCGCACCTTCATCACCGGCATTGGTGTCAGCTCCATTGATGAGACGATTATTAAGTCAATTGTTTATGTCGCCTCCCAGCTTGGTTATGACCTGATTGCGGAAGGCGTAGAGACGCCTGAACAGGCCCAGTTCCTGATTAAGCATGACTGCCCTTATATCCAGGGATTTCTTTATTTCCCTCCGCTTCCTGCGGATGAGATCTTCAAGCTTGCTTCCTGA